The following coding sequences are from one Panicum hallii strain FIL2 chromosome 5, PHallii_v3.1, whole genome shotgun sequence window:
- the LOC112893808 gene encoding 17.5 kDa class II heat shock protein has translation MDARMFGLETPLMAALQHLLDVPDGEAGAGGDKAGAAASGPTRTYVRDARAMAATPADVKELPGAYSFVVDMPGLGTGDIKVHVEDERVLVISGERRREEREDAKYLRMERRMGKFMRKFVLPDNADMDKISAVCKDGVLTVNVEKLPPPEPKKPKTIEVKVA, from the coding sequence ATGGATGCGAGGATGTTCGGGCTGGAGACTCCCCTGATGGCGGCGCTGCAGCACCTGCTGGACGTTCCGGACGGCgaggccggcgcgggcggcgacaaggccggcgcggcggcgagcggccccACGCGCACCTACGTCCGCGACGCGCGCGCCATGGCGGCGACCCCGGCCGACGTCAAGGAGCTTCCCGGGGCCTACTCGTTCGTGGTGGACATGCCGGGGCTGGGCACGGGCGACATCAAGGTGCACGTGGAGGACGAGCGGGTGCTGGTGatcagcggcgagcggcgcaggGAGGAGCGCGAGGACGCCAAGTACCTGCGCATGGAGCGGCGGATGGGCAAGTTCATGCGCAAGTTCGTGCTGCCGGACAACGCAGACATGGACAAGATCTCCGCCGTGTGCAAGGATGGCGTGCTCACGGTGAACGTAGagaagctgccgccgccggagcccaaGAAGCCCAAGACCATCGAGGTCAAGGTCGCCTGA